One region of Nitrospinaceae bacterium genomic DNA includes:
- a CDS encoding HD family phosphohydrolase, whose amino-acid sequence MSYDEALNNLLGSVVQDVKSYADRLHSQIQKLSDIGRALSSVTDINLLLEMIVDQARSFTNADAGTLYIMEGNRLRFRIVQNDTLNIRMGGKDGEAIPFSPVELKESNVSAFVALNGISVNIPDVYDTTLFDFTDPKNFDRATGYRTQSMLVVLLKNHEDDVIGVLQLLNAKDPDTGEVMAFSADCENLTEGLASQAAIAISKINLINDMENLFEAFVKVMATAIDAKSPNTGGHIRRVAHLTLTMAETIHQKKEGCFKDVSFNADAMHELRIASWMHDIGKVTTPVEIMEKATKLQTIFDRIHLIDLRMSLLREKTEKEGLQRKLQLMEHGADGIELGRAEEETKIRIEEIEEIRQFLQNCNEPSQWLDEKSIKRLQTIANMSYIDHTGNPIPYLTEDELENLSIRKGSINHREREKIKEHAYITLKMLQQIPFTKKIRNIPHFAAAHHECIDGSGYPLGLRGDEIPFEGKLMAVTDIAEALTASDRPYKSALSLEKVNEILRAMAEDGKLDPDLVKLFIEEGVYQKYKNKYEPDLQKTSNDFSENNDNRKTDPPDLPSEKTLNVLQPAIKLTRKAL is encoded by the coding sequence GAGCGTGACCGATATCAACTTGTTGCTGGAAATGATCGTTGATCAGGCGAGAAGCTTTACAAATGCCGATGCCGGGACCCTGTACATCATGGAAGGCAATCGACTGCGGTTCCGAATCGTGCAAAATGACACGTTGAATATTCGCATGGGCGGAAAAGATGGCGAGGCCATTCCTTTTTCCCCGGTTGAATTGAAAGAATCGAATGTCTCCGCTTTTGTGGCTCTCAACGGAATATCAGTGAATATTCCGGATGTTTACGATACGACCCTGTTCGATTTCACCGATCCGAAAAACTTTGACCGCGCGACGGGTTACCGGACCCAATCCATGCTGGTGGTGCTATTAAAAAATCACGAGGATGATGTCATCGGTGTCCTTCAGCTTCTCAACGCCAAAGACCCCGACACCGGAGAAGTCATGGCTTTTTCCGCGGATTGCGAGAATTTGACCGAGGGACTGGCATCGCAGGCGGCCATTGCCATATCAAAAATAAATCTGATCAACGATATGGAAAACCTGTTCGAGGCTTTTGTTAAGGTCATGGCCACGGCCATTGACGCCAAGTCTCCGAACACCGGCGGGCATATTCGCCGGGTGGCGCATTTGACATTGACCATGGCGGAAACCATCCATCAGAAAAAAGAAGGCTGTTTCAAAGACGTTTCTTTCAATGCAGACGCCATGCATGAACTGCGGATTGCTTCCTGGATGCACGATATCGGCAAGGTGACGACGCCGGTTGAGATCATGGAAAAGGCCACCAAACTGCAAACCATCTTTGACCGCATTCATCTCATTGACCTTAGAATGTCTCTGTTGCGGGAAAAAACGGAAAAGGAAGGGCTGCAAAGAAAATTGCAACTGATGGAACATGGGGCCGATGGAATTGAGTTGGGAAGAGCAGAGGAGGAAACAAAAATAAGGATCGAGGAAATTGAGGAAATCCGTCAATTTCTCCAGAACTGCAACGAACCCAGCCAGTGGCTCGATGAAAAGAGCATCAAACGCCTGCAAACCATTGCCAATATGAGTTACATCGATCACACGGGAAATCCGATCCCCTACCTTACCGAAGACGAATTGGAGAATTTATCGATACGCAAAGGAAGTATCAATCATCGGGAACGCGAAAAAATCAAGGAGCACGCCTACATCACCTTGAAGATGCTCCAGCAGATCCCGTTCACCAAGAAAATACGAAATATTCCGCACTTCGCGGCGGCGCATCACGAATGTATCGATGGCAGTGGGTATCCATTAGGTTTAAGGGGGGATGAGATTCCATTTGAAGGAAAGCTGATGGCGGTAACGGATATTGCGGAAGCGTTGACCGCTTCGGACCGGCCTTACAAGTCAGCCCTCAGCCTGGAAAAAGTCAATGAAATTTTGCGGGCCATGGCGGAAGATGGGAAATTGGACCCCGATTTAGTGAAACTGTTCATTGAAGAAGGGGTCTATCAAAAATACAAAAACAAATATGAACCCGATCTTCAGAAGACATCAAATGATTTTTCGGAGAACAATGATAATCGTAAAACCGACCCGCCAGATCTCCCATCAGAAAAAACATTGAATGTCTTGCAACCCGCTATTAAATTAACCAGAAAAGCTTTATAG
- the mgtE gene encoding magnesium transporter MgtE produces MPVETIQTLLNDQTLSRQEIEARLNGMDHFEIARRLHEFPQEDKIHIFHFLDSDVKRQELIYETDQDSRMEIQESLDPDYLAKLLRDMPEDEATDLLMEHPEETRDEILEKIPAREADVIKDLISYGEETAGGLMQTSFHGIYEDQTAADILMKLKRDRGQEAAPYFYVLSKNNELLGYFKLRDLLNVSAIAHPTEFMRKETPKVLLTDPCDKVASLMDHEHLSTIPVVNEKNVIQGVVTFDDVIRTIQDIASEDIFTMVGTAKIDPFAKKIGKKIWARAPWLFTTFIGGLFSAFIISSYQISLVEFSTIIMFIPFVIGLSGNIAIQGATVIVRGMATGDIQQDNIKRVIRSELAVGCFNGLIFGVLCAVLLTSVSGAFIQINPLLGLTVGLGIIMAVGLSSLLGSLTPIVFLRAGIDPAISTGPVVIVLNDILGLAIYLATAGFIYSMV; encoded by the coding sequence ATGCCTGTTGAAACGATCCAAACACTTTTAAATGATCAGACCCTGTCGCGGCAGGAGATTGAAGCCCGGTTGAACGGAATGGATCACTTTGAAATCGCCCGCCGCCTTCATGAGTTTCCTCAAGAGGATAAAATCCATATATTTCATTTTCTGGACAGCGATGTAAAACGCCAGGAATTGATCTACGAAACCGATCAGGACAGCCGCATGGAAATCCAGGAATCCCTGGATCCCGACTATCTGGCTAAACTGCTCAGAGACATGCCGGAGGACGAAGCCACCGACCTCCTCATGGAGCACCCTGAGGAAACCCGCGATGAAATTCTGGAGAAAATACCCGCCAGGGAAGCCGATGTCATCAAAGACCTGATTTCCTACGGTGAGGAAACAGCAGGCGGGCTAATGCAAACTTCTTTCCATGGGATTTATGAAGATCAAACCGCCGCTGATATTTTGATGAAACTCAAGCGCGACCGCGGTCAGGAAGCGGCGCCTTATTTCTATGTTTTGAGCAAGAATAATGAGTTATTGGGGTATTTCAAACTGAGAGATTTGTTGAATGTTTCAGCAATCGCCCACCCCACCGAATTCATGAGGAAAGAGACTCCAAAGGTATTGTTGACCGACCCTTGCGATAAAGTGGCCAGTTTGATGGACCATGAACATTTGAGCACCATTCCTGTGGTCAATGAAAAAAACGTGATTCAGGGGGTGGTGACCTTCGACGACGTGATTCGAACCATTCAGGACATTGCCAGCGAAGACATATTCACCATGGTGGGAACCGCAAAGATTGACCCGTTTGCCAAAAAAATCGGCAAAAAGATCTGGGCGCGGGCGCCCTGGTTATTCACCACCTTTATCGGAGGATTGTTCAGCGCTTTCATCATCAGCAGTTACCAGATTTCCCTGGTGGAATTTTCGACGATCATCATGTTCATTCCATTTGTGATTGGTCTCTCGGGAAATATAGCGATTCAGGGCGCAACGGTTATCGTCCGGGGAATGGCCACTGGCGACATCCAGCAGGACAATATCAAACGGGTGATACGAAGTGAACTGGCAGTCGGATGCTTCAATGGGCTTATCTTCGGAGTGCTTTGTGCCGTGCTTTTAACCTCAGTTTCCGGGGCGTTTATTCAAATCAACCCTCTTCTGGGTCTCACGGTAGGGTTGGGAATCATTATGGCGGTGGGGCTTTCCAGTTTATTAGGGTCTTTAACACCCATCGTTTTTTTAAGAGCGGGAATCGATCCCGCCATCAGCACCGGACCCGTGGTCATTGTTTTAAACGATATTTTGGGCCTGGCCATTTACCTGGCCACCGCAGGATTTATTTATTCCATGGTCTGA
- the rnc gene encoding ribonuclease 3 produces the protein MVAKERRQELEKLQKNLGYHFQEIKLLNKGLTHKSYVNETGENLKHNERFEFLGDSVLDLVVSDYMVRKYSDYKEGTLSKIRAAVVNETCLAELARKWDLGTFLLLGKGEEMSGGRNKASLLANAYEAVAGAIYYDSDLETAAKVLLPKIKIEIKKFAETRATKDYKSDLQEYTQNKLSCIPAYKVSKEIGPDHEKQFEVVVLVKDVKKGKGIGRSKKEAEQAAAKMALEKYNSK, from the coding sequence ATGGTAGCTAAGGAGCGCAGGCAAGAACTTGAAAAACTTCAGAAAAATCTTGGTTACCATTTCCAGGAAATAAAACTTCTGAACAAGGGGCTCACGCATAAATCCTATGTCAATGAAACGGGTGAAAACCTCAAGCACAATGAACGGTTCGAGTTTCTCGGCGATTCCGTTCTCGACCTCGTCGTCAGCGACTACATGGTGCGCAAATACAGCGATTATAAGGAAGGAACACTTTCTAAAATAAGAGCGGCGGTCGTCAATGAAACCTGTCTGGCGGAACTTGCCCGGAAATGGGATTTAGGAACGTTTCTGCTCCTCGGAAAGGGAGAAGAAATGTCGGGCGGTAGAAACAAGGCGTCTCTCCTGGCGAATGCCTATGAGGCCGTAGCTGGAGCCATCTATTATGACAGCGATCTGGAAACAGCGGCGAAGGTCCTGCTTCCGAAAATCAAAATAGAGATTAAAAAGTTTGCGGAAACCAGGGCAACCAAGGATTATAAAAGCGACTTGCAGGAATACACCCAAAACAAATTATCCTGCATTCCGGCTTATAAGGTGAGCAAGGAAATCGGGCCGGATCATGAAAAGCAGTTTGAGGTTGTTGTGTTGGTCAAGGATGTAAAAAAGGGCAAGGGAATCGGACGAAGTAAAAAAGAGGCCGAACAGGCCGCCGCTAAAATGGCTTTGGAAAAATACAACAGCAAATGA
- the fabF-2 gene encoding 3-oxoacyl-[acyl-carrier-protein] synthase 2 — MTGMGIISPLGIGLEENWAAVTGGKSGVGPITKFDTDSFPVKIAGEVKGFEPEKYINHKDVKKMDTFIHYALVSSQFALADSGYEVTEENAERIGVLVGVGLCGLPAIEKYHDIYKDKGVKKITPFFIPMLIANLASGQISIHFGTKGPNSCVVTACATGTHAIGDAAKMIQYGDVDAMIAGGTESVITPLGVGGFSAAKALSTRNDDPQGASRPFDRDRDGFVMGEGCGVVVLEELESAKKRGAKIYGEIAGYGLNSDAYHITATDPEGGGAARCMELALKNGGVNKEDIGYVNAHGTSTAADATETSAIKTVFGEKAKKLAVSSTKSMTGHLLGAAGGVEAIFTLMALKEGVIPPTINYATPDPQCDLDYVPNQAREKQIQYALSNSFGFGGTNGVLIFKQWLN, encoded by the coding sequence GTGACCGGGATGGGCATCATCTCCCCCCTGGGAATCGGGCTTGAGGAAAACTGGGCGGCGGTCACCGGAGGCAAATCAGGTGTCGGCCCGATCACTAAGTTCGATACGGATTCCTTTCCCGTTAAAATTGCCGGCGAAGTCAAAGGATTTGAGCCGGAGAAATACATCAATCACAAAGATGTTAAAAAAATGGATACCTTTATCCATTATGCGCTTGTATCGAGTCAGTTTGCTCTTGCCGATTCCGGGTACGAGGTGACGGAAGAAAACGCCGAGCGAATCGGAGTCCTGGTCGGGGTCGGGTTGTGCGGATTGCCGGCCATTGAAAAGTACCACGACATCTATAAAGATAAAGGCGTGAAAAAAATCACTCCTTTTTTCATTCCCATGCTGATCGCCAATCTGGCTTCAGGACAAATCTCCATTCATTTTGGCACCAAGGGGCCTAATTCCTGTGTGGTGACCGCATGCGCCACCGGGACCCATGCTATCGGCGATGCCGCGAAAATGATTCAGTATGGCGATGTGGACGCCATGATCGCCGGGGGAACCGAATCGGTCATCACTCCGCTTGGTGTGGGCGGATTCAGCGCGGCCAAGGCGCTCTCCACCCGCAACGATGATCCTCAAGGCGCCAGCCGGCCTTTCGACCGCGATCGCGATGGTTTCGTGATGGGTGAAGGCTGTGGCGTGGTGGTTCTCGAAGAATTGGAAAGCGCGAAAAAAAGGGGCGCGAAGATTTACGGCGAGATCGCCGGATACGGACTCAACAGCGATGCCTATCACATCACCGCGACCGACCCTGAAGGCGGGGGAGCCGCCCGGTGTATGGAATTGGCTTTGAAAAACGGCGGCGTCAACAAAGAGGATATCGGTTATGTCAACGCCCACGGAACGTCCACCGCGGCGGATGCGACGGAGACCAGTGCGATTAAAACGGTTTTCGGCGAAAAGGCTAAAAAACTGGCCGTCAGTTCCACAAAATCCATGACCGGGCACCTTTTAGGGGCCGCAGGCGGGGTCGAGGCGATTTTCACTCTCATGGCATTGAAAGAGGGCGTCATACCGCCGACTATCAATTACGCCACTCCCGATCCGCAATGCGATCTGGATTATGTTCCCAACCAGGCGCGGGAGAAACAAATTCAATACGCGTTATCCAATTCCTTTGGATTTGGCGGGACCAACGGGGTTTTAATTTTCAAGCAGTGGTTGAATTAA
- the acpP gene encoding acyl carrier protein, with amino-acid sequence MSVEEKVKEIIVDQLGVDEKQVSPEASFIDDLGADSLDTVELVMALEEEFDIEIPDEEAEKIASVANAIDYIKSHTN; translated from the coding sequence ATGTCAGTTGAAGAAAAAGTTAAAGAAATAATTGTTGACCAATTGGGCGTGGATGAAAAACAAGTCTCCCCGGAAGCATCGTTCATTGATGATTTGGGGGCCGATTCCCTGGATACCGTGGAATTGGTAATGGCTCTTGAGGAGGAATTCGACATTGAAATTCCCGATGAAGAAGCGGAAAAAATAGCTTCTGTGGCCAATGCCATTGACTATATTAAGAGCCACACCAATTGA
- the fabG-2 gene encoding beta-ketoacyl-ACP reductase, giving the protein MELKDRLALITGGAQGIGLTIGEELAAQGAHVILADVNVDGAQASAEAIKKNGGSASAVRLDVSSAENVQEVFGSILKDHKPLDILVNNAGITRDGLMVRMKEEDWDLVLSINLKGSFLCSQQAVKQMMKAKKGTIVNIASIVGVMGNFGQANYSASKAGLIGLTKTTARESAARGITVNAIAPGFIDTEMTRVLDETVKQKLIDQIPLARLGLPEDIARCVAFLVSDRAGYITGQVINVNGGMLM; this is encoded by the coding sequence ATGGAACTTAAAGATCGTTTGGCTTTGATAACGGGAGGGGCTCAGGGAATCGGGTTGACCATCGGCGAAGAGCTCGCGGCGCAAGGCGCCCATGTTATTCTAGCGGACGTGAACGTGGATGGTGCGCAAGCATCCGCCGAGGCGATCAAAAAGAACGGCGGCTCCGCCTCTGCGGTCCGGCTGGATGTTTCCAGCGCGGAAAACGTCCAGGAGGTTTTCGGCTCCATCCTAAAAGACCACAAGCCTCTGGACATACTGGTCAACAATGCCGGAATCACCCGCGATGGTTTGATGGTTCGAATGAAGGAAGAAGATTGGGATCTCGTTTTATCGATCAATCTTAAAGGAAGTTTCTTGTGCAGTCAGCAGGCTGTCAAGCAAATGATGAAGGCCAAAAAGGGAACCATCGTCAACATCGCTTCCATTGTGGGAGTGATGGGAAATTTTGGCCAGGCCAATTACTCCGCCTCGAAAGCGGGTTTGATCGGTTTGACCAAAACGACCGCCCGAGAGTCCGCCGCGCGCGGAATCACGGTCAATGCGATTGCCCCTGGCTTTATTGATACGGAAATGACCCGGGTTCTGGACGAGACGGTAAAGCAAAAACTCATCGATCAGATTCCATTGGCCCGGTTGGGATTGCCTGAGGATATAGCACGTTGTGTAGCGTTTCTGGTTTCCGACCGGGCAGGTTACATTACCGGTCAGGTGATAAATGTCAATGGCGGGATGTTGATGTAA
- a CDS encoding malonyl CoA-acyl carrier protein transacylase → MVNIAFVFPGQGSQFVGMGKEFFDSRAEARGMFDEANEVLGKDLKSICFEGPEETLTLTENTQPAILVHSIIALKILRGHDIDCVLAAGHSLGEFSALVAAGALSFRDAVRLVSLRGRFMQEAVPIGVGAMAAIIGLPVEKITELCEKATKDGQLVQPANLNSPEQTVIAGHKGAVEQVSQEAKESGAKRAVMLPVSAPFHCPLMKPAEIKLQQELEKTEFLDLSFPVITNVEAKPNLKGDAAKLALRHQVCSPVRWAETMKAMAEQGIQTVIELGPGKVLSGLMKRFDKNIKCYQVHDSASLEQTVTALKQG, encoded by the coding sequence ATGGTAAACATTGCATTTGTTTTTCCCGGCCAGGGGTCGCAGTTCGTCGGCATGGGAAAAGAGTTTTTCGATTCGCGGGCGGAAGCGCGTGGGATGTTTGACGAGGCAAATGAAGTTCTGGGAAAAGATTTAAAATCGATCTGCTTCGAGGGGCCGGAAGAAACCCTGACCCTCACCGAAAACACTCAACCGGCCATCCTCGTGCACAGTATTATAGCCTTGAAAATATTGAGGGGACATGATATAGATTGCGTACTTGCGGCGGGGCACAGTCTCGGGGAATTTTCCGCGCTGGTAGCCGCTGGCGCTTTAAGTTTTAGGGATGCCGTCCGGCTGGTTTCCCTTCGCGGACGTTTCATGCAAGAGGCGGTTCCTATCGGTGTGGGCGCCATGGCCGCAATCATCGGGTTGCCGGTGGAAAAAATTACCGAGCTTTGCGAAAAAGCGACCAAAGACGGTCAGCTGGTGCAACCGGCTAATTTGAACAGCCCTGAGCAAACGGTCATTGCCGGGCACAAGGGCGCCGTGGAGCAGGTATCGCAGGAGGCTAAGGAGTCAGGGGCAAAAAGAGCGGTCATGCTGCCGGTCAGCGCACCCTTTCATTGTCCCTTGATGAAACCGGCCGAAATCAAGCTTCAGCAGGAACTTGAAAAAACCGAGTTTCTAGATCTGTCCTTTCCAGTTATCACCAACGTCGAGGCAAAACCCAATTTAAAAGGCGATGCAGCAAAGCTGGCTTTGAGACACCAAGTGTGCAGTCCCGTGCGATGGGCTGAAACGATGAAAGCAATGGCGGAGCAGGGGATTCAAACCGTGATCGAATTGGGACCCGGCAAGGTTCTCTCGGGACTGATGAAGCGGTTTGACAAAAACATCAAATGTTACCAGGTCCATGATTCCGCTTCCCTGGAACAAACCGTTACCGCCCTTAAACAAGGCTGA
- the fabH-2 gene encoding 3-oxoacyl-[acyl-carrier-protein] synthase 3 has product MPENSMYTANIAGTGSYLPEKVLTNFDLEKTLDTSDEWIRTRTGISERRIAHESESASVLAAHAGRKALESAGITADDLDMIIVCTSTPDILFPATACFVQKELGASKSAAFDVVAVCSGFVYGLSIAEQYIKSGRYRHVLVIGSEVNSRIVDWTDRNTCILFGDGAGGVVLSRKEGAETCGVLSSHIYSDGNLASLIEVPKGIGRNHASGECANPDHFFIKMSGNATFKVAVKRMTEVCLEALESNGLSREDVDLVVPHQANRRIIDAVTAKLQIPSEKVFVNIHKYGNTSAASIPIAINEARESGRIQPGCLMLIMVVGAGLTWGAAVIRW; this is encoded by the coding sequence ATGCCTGAAAACTCCATGTATACGGCAAATATAGCCGGAACGGGTTCTTATCTGCCGGAAAAAGTATTGACCAATTTCGACCTGGAAAAGACCCTGGACACGTCCGATGAATGGATTCGCACCCGCACGGGGATCAGCGAAAGAAGAATCGCCCATGAAAGTGAATCGGCCTCGGTGCTGGCCGCGCATGCGGGCCGCAAGGCGCTCGAATCAGCGGGAATCACTGCCGACGATCTGGACATGATCATCGTCTGCACGTCCACCCCGGACATTCTCTTTCCCGCCACCGCCTGTTTTGTGCAAAAGGAACTGGGGGCCAGCAAGTCGGCGGCCTTCGATGTCGTGGCCGTGTGTTCCGGGTTCGTCTATGGGCTTTCCATTGCCGAGCAATACATTAAGAGCGGACGTTACCGACATGTTCTGGTCATTGGCAGCGAAGTCAATTCCCGGATCGTGGATTGGACGGACCGCAACACCTGTATTTTGTTCGGCGACGGGGCAGGGGGGGTCGTCCTCAGCCGCAAAGAAGGGGCTGAAACATGCGGGGTCCTGTCTTCACATATTTATTCCGACGGAAATCTGGCCAGTCTGATCGAGGTCCCCAAAGGGATCGGGCGCAATCACGCCTCTGGAGAGTGTGCCAACCCCGATCATTTTTTCATCAAAATGTCAGGCAACGCCACGTTCAAGGTTGCCGTGAAACGCATGACTGAGGTATGTCTCGAAGCTCTGGAGTCCAACGGCCTTTCCAGGGAAGACGTGGATTTGGTCGTTCCCCATCAGGCGAATAGAAGAATCATCGATGCTGTCACGGCAAAACTGCAGATTCCTTCTGAAAAAGTGTTCGTCAATATTCATAAATACGGCAACACGTCGGCGGCTTCCATTCCGATTGCGATCAATGAAGCCAGGGAGTCGGGACGAATTCAGCCCGGGTGCCTGATGCTGATCATGGTGGTTGGCGCGGGCCTCACCTGGGGAGCGGCGGTGATCCGATGGTAA
- the plsX gene encoding phosphate acyltransferase: protein MKIAVDAMGGDHAPESVVAGAVLAAREHGTEIILTGVTDLVQAELDKFEDHADLPIRIEHAEEVVEMHEVPAKVLRNKKKSSMKIGVDLVKKGEAEAFVSAGNTGAVLAYSTIILRPLKGVDRPAIAIQLPTLTGTAILLDAGANVDCKPLQLFEFGIMGHVYAKYILGKEEPGVGLLSIGEEDGKGNEITKEVFQMLKKSHINFIGNVEGKEVYRGNADVIVCDGFTGNVALKISESLAEMIGTNLKLLFQSNWASKLGYFFLKPHLAKFKKKVDYSETGGAPLLGVNGVCIIAHGSSSPKAIKNAILRAQELIEKKINTHIQDDIEYNLEGQKSGIWKQIKTIAFGEGEEEKNNNSTPAEPVEPVKPAEEKPESSDSKS from the coding sequence ATGAAAATCGCTGTTGATGCCATGGGAGGCGATCACGCCCCGGAATCGGTCGTGGCGGGAGCCGTTCTTGCGGCAAGGGAGCACGGAACGGAAATCATCCTGACCGGTGTGACCGACCTGGTCCAGGCCGAGCTCGACAAATTCGAGGACCATGCCGATCTTCCCATTCGCATAGAACACGCTGAAGAAGTGGTGGAAATGCACGAAGTTCCCGCCAAGGTGTTGCGCAATAAAAAAAAGTCCTCGATGAAAATCGGCGTGGACCTGGTGAAAAAAGGCGAGGCCGAGGCTTTTGTCAGCGCCGGCAACACGGGAGCGGTTCTGGCTTACTCGACTATCATTTTACGACCCTTAAAGGGGGTGGACCGTCCGGCGATTGCGATTCAGCTTCCCACACTTACGGGCACGGCTATCTTGCTGGATGCCGGGGCGAATGTTGATTGCAAACCTCTGCAATTGTTCGAATTCGGAATCATGGGCCATGTCTACGCCAAATATATTCTGGGCAAGGAAGAGCCCGGTGTCGGTTTGCTGAGCATCGGCGAGGAAGACGGCAAGGGGAACGAAATCACCAAGGAAGTTTTTCAGATGCTGAAGAAAAGCCACATCAATTTCATCGGCAATGTGGAAGGCAAGGAAGTTTACCGCGGCAACGCTGACGTCATCGTGTGCGACGGGTTCACCGGAAACGTCGCGCTAAAAATCAGCGAAAGCCTGGCGGAAATGATCGGCACCAATTTAAAACTTCTGTTTCAATCCAACTGGGCGAGCAAGCTGGGTTATTTTTTTCTTAAACCGCATCTGGCGAAATTCAAGAAAAAGGTCGACTATTCTGAAACCGGAGGCGCTCCACTTCTGGGTGTCAACGGCGTGTGCATCATCGCTCACGGAAGCTCGTCTCCGAAGGCCATCAAAAATGCGATCCTCCGGGCGCAGGAGTTGATCGAAAAGAAAATCAACACGCACATTCAAGACGATATCGAATATAATCTAGAAGGGCAAAAAAGCGGGATTTGGAAACAAATCAAGACCATCGCTTTTGGTGAAGGGGAAGAGGAAAAAAACAATAACTCAACCCCGGCGGAACCTGTTGAACCCGTGAAACCTGCAGAAGAAAAACCGGAATCTTCCGATTCAAAATCCTAA
- the rpmF gene encoding 50S ribosomal protein L32 gives MAVPKKKMSKSRQGNRRSHDKLSFPAFGECPQCRETKKPHHICLHCGFYKGREIMSVEAV, from the coding sequence ATGGCTGTACCTAAGAAAAAAATGTCCAAATCGAGACAGGGCAACAGGCGCTCGCACGATAAACTCAGTTTCCCGGCCTTCGGCGAATGTCCGCAATGCCGTGAGACCAAGAAACCGCATCACATTTGCCTGCACTGCGGATTTTACAAGGGAAGAGAAATTATGTCCGTGGAAGCGGTTTAA
- the xerD gene encoding tyrosine recombinase XerD, with amino-acid sequence MTSILKEYTDFLKFEKRHSANTVEAYGRDISRFMDFIGDRPWATIGSSNIRAFLLKCREDGQNSRSTARYLSSLKSFFKFLCDEQHLKDNPAEILESPKLWRKLPDFLSLDDVEALLACPDPKTLFGVRDKAMLEILYATGLRVSELVSLKVVDVDLEVGFLRSMGKGSKERVVPIGSVAQDAVQDYLLIARRVFLKGNTAHELFITRRGSKMTRQGFWKILKTYALKANISANISPHTLRHAFATHLLERGADLRSVQEMLGHSDISTTQIYTHILEERMREVHDRFHPRA; translated from the coding sequence ATGACCTCTATCCTCAAGGAATACACGGATTTTTTGAAATTTGAGAAACGCCACTCCGCCAACACGGTGGAGGCGTATGGCCGGGATATTTCCCGGTTCATGGACTTCATCGGCGACCGGCCCTGGGCGACCATCGGTTCCTCGAATATCCGCGCGTTTCTTCTGAAGTGCCGGGAGGACGGGCAGAATTCCCGGTCCACGGCCCGGTATTTGTCGTCTTTGAAGTCGTTCTTCAAATTTTTATGCGATGAGCAGCATCTGAAGGACAATCCGGCGGAAATCCTGGAATCGCCCAAATTGTGGCGCAAACTCCCGGATTTTCTCTCTCTGGACGATGTGGAAGCGCTTCTGGCTTGTCCCGACCCGAAAACTCTGTTTGGGGTGCGCGATAAGGCCATGCTGGAGATTCTCTACGCTACGGGCCTTCGCGTTTCGGAGTTGGTTTCTTTAAAGGTCGTGGATGTCGATCTTGAGGTCGGGTTTCTGCGGTCGATGGGGAAGGGGTCGAAGGAGAGGGTGGTTCCCATCGGCTCGGTTGCCCAGGATGCCGTTCAGGACTATCTTTTAATCGCCCGGCGGGTCTTTTTGAAGGGAAACACGGCGCACGAGCTGTTTATCACCCGGCGCGGCAGTAAAATGACCCGCCAGGGGTTCTGGAAAATTTTAAAAACCTATGCTTTGAAAGCCAATATCAGCGCCAATATCTCTCCGCACACGCTAAGGCACGCTTTTGCAACGCATCTGCTGGAACGCGGGGCGGATTTGCGGTCGGTGCAGGAAATGCTGGGTCATTCGGATATTTCCACCACTCAGATTTACACGCATATTCTGGAGGAACGGATGCGGGAGGTGCACGACCGGTTCCATCCCAGAGCTTGA